Proteins from a single region of Pseudomonas quebecensis:
- a CDS encoding TonB-dependent receptor family protein, protein MLSRQPAFLFAALTLTSFAHADALQLAPVEVTGGEPSAGEVARAQLRDVPGGTHYIDMDSVQQGRVSTNEDVFKYQAGVYAKAANNEGVKLSIRGSGLNRGPGAHASGLYEMLDGLPLTGPGGTPYELKDPLWQSRVEVLRGANGFDQGALALGGAVNYVTRTGYDAPKLQLRYELGSRGYGQREISSGQVSGDADYYISLTDSESDGYQHQSAGSGKGVAANFGYRFNPDLETRFYLRYRETTNDTPGKLTRNQISHDPEAANTLNVARDSKRLQPGSTWLANKTTLQLDDNSRLEAGLAYHDYPMDLREGTNRLKVAYTDISGTLNYIRQDTLFGHDSKTTVGLRTTQAMPNNGTSEYVRTPAGNTASYAPGTKTRDYSYLGSDTVLHVGNDLELMPDLWLTTGLAAIYTRRETEVTYPDTGTPVSQHDWDYAPRIGLRYDFTPQLQVYGNLSRSVEPPHAWSMIWGSNKYFPQGSGPATGLQREGVKLKNQTATTLEIGGRGEQWFGEWDLALYRSQVRHELLSVETQAQTPTSNAVIAESNASPTVHQGLELNLLSPLWDGGRNGRLALRQAYTFSDFHYRDDDRFGDNTLPGIPRHYYQAQLRYSHPAGFYSSLNTERSSRVAVDYANSYYAASYTILGATLGYDAPKGDWQAWVDLRNLTNRRYANTVTPGYDDKGLDMARSTPAQGRGVYTGVSWSWR, encoded by the coding sequence ATGCTGTCGCGTCAACCTGCGTTTCTTTTTGCTGCACTGACTCTGACTTCCTTTGCGCATGCCGATGCGCTGCAATTGGCGCCGGTCGAAGTCACCGGCGGTGAGCCCAGCGCTGGCGAAGTGGCCCGGGCGCAATTGCGCGACGTGCCTGGCGGTACCCATTACATTGACATGGACAGCGTGCAGCAGGGCCGGGTCAGCACCAACGAAGATGTGTTCAAGTACCAGGCCGGGGTGTATGCCAAGGCGGCCAACAACGAAGGGGTCAAGCTGTCGATACGCGGCTCGGGCCTCAATCGCGGCCCCGGCGCCCATGCCTCCGGCCTCTACGAAATGCTCGACGGCCTGCCACTGACCGGCCCCGGCGGCACACCTTACGAGCTCAAGGACCCGCTATGGCAAAGCCGGGTTGAAGTGCTGCGCGGCGCCAATGGCTTCGATCAGGGCGCGCTGGCGCTGGGCGGCGCGGTCAACTATGTGACCCGCACCGGCTACGACGCGCCCAAGCTGCAATTGCGCTATGAGCTGGGCAGTCGGGGCTATGGCCAGCGCGAGATCAGTTCCGGCCAGGTCTCGGGCGATGCCGATTACTACATCAGCCTCACCGATTCCGAGTCCGACGGCTATCAGCACCAGAGTGCCGGCTCGGGCAAGGGGGTTGCCGCCAACTTCGGCTACCGGTTCAACCCGGACCTGGAAACGCGTTTCTACCTGCGTTATCGCGAAACCACTAACGACACCCCCGGCAAACTCACGCGCAATCAGATCAGCCATGATCCCGAGGCAGCCAATACGCTCAATGTCGCTCGCGACTCCAAGCGCCTGCAACCCGGCTCCACCTGGCTGGCCAACAAGACCACCTTGCAGTTGGATGACAACAGTCGGCTCGAAGCAGGCCTGGCATACCACGATTACCCGATGGACCTGCGCGAAGGCACCAATCGCCTGAAAGTGGCCTATACCGATATCAGCGGCACCCTCAATTACATCCGCCAGGACACGCTGTTCGGCCACGACAGCAAAACCACGGTCGGCCTGCGCACCACCCAGGCGATGCCCAACAACGGCACGTCGGAATACGTGCGTACGCCGGCCGGCAATACCGCCTCCTACGCGCCCGGCACCAAGACCCGCGACTACAGCTACCTGGGCTCCGACACCGTACTGCACGTAGGCAACGACCTGGAATTGATGCCGGACTTGTGGCTGACCACCGGTCTGGCGGCGATTTACACCCGTCGCGAAACCGAAGTGACCTACCCGGATACCGGCACGCCGGTCAGTCAGCATGATTGGGACTACGCGCCGCGCATCGGCCTGCGTTACGACTTCACACCGCAGTTGCAGGTGTACGGCAACCTGAGCCGCTCGGTCGAGCCGCCGCACGCATGGTCGATGATTTGGGGTTCCAATAAATATTTCCCCCAAGGCAGCGGCCCGGCCACTGGCCTGCAACGCGAAGGCGTAAAACTGAAAAACCAGACCGCCACCACCCTGGAAATCGGTGGGCGCGGCGAGCAGTGGTTTGGTGAATGGGACCTGGCGCTGTACCGCTCCCAAGTGCGCCACGAGTTGCTCAGTGTAGAGACGCAGGCGCAAACACCGACCAGCAATGCCGTGATCGCCGAATCCAACGCCAGCCCCACCGTGCACCAAGGGCTGGAACTGAACCTGCTCAGCCCGCTTTGGGATGGCGGCCGCAACGGCCGGCTCGCCCTGCGCCAGGCTTACACGTTCAGCGACTTTCACTACCGTGACGACGACCGTTTCGGCGACAACACGTTGCCGGGCATCCCCAGGCATTATTACCAGGCACAACTGCGCTACAGCCACCCGGCAGGCTTTTACAGCAGCCTCAACACCGAGCGTTCGTCGCGGGTAGCGGTGGACTATGCCAATTCCTACTACGCCGCGTCATACACCATCCTGGGTGCAACCCTCGGCTACGACGCCCCCAAGGGCGACTGGCAGGCCTGGGTCGATCTGCGCAATCTGACCAATCGACGCTACGCCAACACCGTTACGCCGGGCTATGACGACAAAGGTTTGGATATGGCGCGCTCTACGCCGGCGCAGGGGCGCGGCGTCTACACAGGTGTGTCGTGGAGCTGGCGTTGA
- a CDS encoding sigma-54-dependent Fis family transcriptional regulator, whose product MAEPLAHDTIIQDSWRRCRAFGLDHQSTPSFDQLPAEGISQLLESQHSLVQTTHQEVLPYYENILSNSNCLIMLADNQGQVLTSWGTQRFIEPKLARGFSAGASWLERASGTNAIGTALACAQAVHIEHDEHFLKANRFMTGSAAPIFDAQREIIAVLDVSSDSYLPPSHTLGMVKMMSQTVENRLILNLFRGEHFQLTFNTGLSNLDSQWAGLLIFDESGQVLSANRRADNLLGISLSRVMIDSLFKVSLLELLNQPEGLPFSLQAAGRNRFQCLLKRPLQQPVQARVFTEPKTSEPPAPPPPASIGLNTLHFGDPRVEKAVRQAERLLEKDIPLLIHGETGVGKEVFVKALHQASSRSRQAFIAVNCAAIPAELVESELFGYEKGAFTGANQKGSIGLIRKADKGTLFLDEIGDMPLPTQARLLRVLQERCVQPVGSSDVFPVDLRIISATNRALRELVQAGRFREDLYYRIGGLTLELPPLRERHDKQALFQQLWQRHREPTQWAGLSAEVLALFEQHPWPGNLRQVSSVLQVALAMAEEQPIRAEHLPDDFFVDLGRAAPPPANDGLEDSGDLNQRLKAAGGNISHLARELGVSRNTLYKRLRQH is encoded by the coding sequence ATGGCCGAACCCTTGGCTCACGACACCATCATCCAGGACTCCTGGCGCCGTTGCCGCGCCTTTGGCCTGGACCACCAAAGTACGCCCAGCTTTGACCAGTTGCCCGCCGAGGGCATCAGCCAACTGCTGGAGAGCCAGCACTCCCTGGTGCAGACCACTCACCAGGAAGTACTGCCCTACTACGAAAATATCCTCAGCAATTCCAACTGCCTGATCATGCTGGCCGATAACCAGGGCCAGGTCCTGACGTCATGGGGCACCCAGCGTTTTATCGAACCCAAGCTCGCCCGTGGTTTCAGCGCCGGCGCCAGCTGGCTGGAACGCGCCAGCGGTACCAACGCCATCGGCACCGCGCTGGCCTGTGCCCAGGCGGTGCATATCGAGCATGACGAGCACTTCCTCAAGGCCAACCGCTTCATGACCGGCTCGGCGGCGCCGATCTTCGATGCCCAGCGCGAAATTATCGCCGTGCTGGATGTGTCCAGCGACAGCTACCTGCCGCCCTCCCATACCCTCGGCATGGTCAAGATGATGAGCCAGACCGTGGAGAACCGGTTGATCCTCAACCTGTTTCGCGGCGAACACTTCCAGCTGACCTTCAACACCGGATTGAGCAACCTCGACAGCCAATGGGCGGGGCTGCTGATTTTCGATGAAAGCGGCCAGGTACTGTCGGCCAACCGTCGCGCCGACAACCTGCTGGGCATCAGTTTGTCGCGGGTGATGATCGACAGCCTGTTCAAGGTGTCGTTGCTGGAGTTGCTCAACCAGCCCGAAGGCTTGCCGTTTTCGTTGCAGGCGGCCGGGCGCAACCGCTTCCAGTGCCTGCTCAAGCGCCCCCTCCAGCAGCCGGTGCAGGCTCGCGTGTTTACCGAGCCCAAGACCAGCGAACCACCCGCGCCCCCGCCACCGGCGTCAATCGGGCTTAATACCCTGCATTTCGGCGACCCACGCGTGGAAAAAGCCGTGCGCCAGGCCGAGCGCCTGCTGGAAAAAGACATTCCCCTGCTGATCCACGGCGAAACCGGCGTGGGTAAAGAAGTATTCGTCAAAGCCCTGCACCAGGCCAGTTCCCGCAGCCGCCAGGCGTTTATCGCGGTGAACTGTGCGGCCATTCCCGCCGAGTTGGTGGAATCGGAACTGTTCGGCTACGAAAAAGGCGCGTTCACCGGCGCCAATCAGAAAGGCAGCATCGGCCTGATTCGCAAGGCCGACAAAGGCACGCTGTTTCTCGACGAAATCGGCGACATGCCGCTGCCGACTCAGGCGCGGCTGCTGAGGGTGTTGCAGGAGCGCTGCGTGCAACCGGTGGGCAGCAGCGACGTGTTCCCGGTGGATCTGCGCATCATCTCCGCCACCAACCGGGCCTTGCGCGAGCTGGTACAGGCCGGGCGCTTTCGTGAAGATTTGTACTACCGCATCGGTGGCCTGACCCTGGAACTGCCACCGCTGCGTGAACGTCATGACAAACAGGCGCTGTTCCAGCAACTGTGGCAACGGCATCGCGAGCCGACGCAATGGGCCGGTTTGAGCGCCGAGGTGCTGGCCCTGTTCGAGCAACACCCCTGGCCAGGTAACCTGCGCCAGGTCAGCAGTGTGCTGCAGGTGGCGCTGGCGATGGCTGAAGAACAGCCGATCCGCGCGGAGCATTTGCCGGACGACTTTTTTGTCGACTTGGGCCGGGCAGCGCCACCGCCGGCCAATGACGGGCTGGAAGACAGTGGCGACCTGAACCAACGCCTGAAAGCCGCTGGCGGAAATATTTCCCACTTGGCGCGGGAACTGGGAGTAAGCCGCAATACCTTGTACAAACGTCTGCGCCAGCACTGA
- a CDS encoding ABC transporter ATP-binding protein, which translates to MSLTLEHVSRVVEGQTWIDDANLRFEPGSFNVLLGRTLSGKTSLMRLMAGLDKPDSGRILMNGADVTHKPVRLRNVSMVYQQFINYPTMTVFENIASPLRQAGVSDELIQSKVLETARMLRIEKFLQRHPLELSGGQQQRTAMARALVKDAELILFDEPLVNLDYKLREELRQEMRELFAARHTIAIYATTEPNEALALGGTTTILHEGRVIQSGKAAEVYHQPQTVLAAELFSEPPINLMPGRISGNEVSFANFVHFPLNVDLRPIGEGEFRFGVRPSHISLVPSNDDDLELAVTVEVAEISGSETFLHVRSEHFLLVLHLPGVHEYDVDAPIRVYIPTHKLFVFDGQGRLVQAPGRRVARVA; encoded by the coding sequence ATGTCATTGACCCTGGAACATGTCTCCCGCGTTGTAGAAGGCCAGACTTGGATCGACGACGCCAACCTGCGTTTCGAGCCGGGTTCGTTCAACGTTCTGCTTGGCCGGACGCTGTCCGGCAAGACCAGCCTGATGCGCCTGATGGCCGGCCTGGACAAGCCCGACAGCGGCCGCATCCTGATGAACGGCGCGGACGTCACCCATAAACCGGTGCGCCTGCGCAACGTGTCGATGGTCTATCAGCAGTTCATCAACTACCCGACCATGACCGTGTTCGAGAACATCGCCTCGCCCTTGCGCCAGGCCGGCGTGAGCGACGAGCTGATCCAAAGCAAGGTGCTGGAAACCGCCCGGATGCTGCGCATCGAGAAATTCCTGCAACGGCACCCGCTGGAGTTGTCCGGTGGGCAACAACAGCGCACCGCCATGGCGCGCGCCTTGGTAAAGGACGCCGAGCTGATCCTGTTCGATGAGCCGCTGGTGAACCTGGACTACAAACTGCGCGAAGAGCTGCGTCAGGAAATGCGCGAGCTGTTCGCCGCGCGTCACACCATCGCCATCTACGCCACCACCGAGCCTAATGAAGCGCTGGCGCTGGGTGGCACCACCACCATCCTTCATGAAGGCCGGGTGATCCAGAGCGGCAAGGCCGCCGAGGTGTATCACCAGCCGCAAACGGTGCTGGCCGCCGAGCTGTTTTCCGAACCGCCGATCAACTTGATGCCCGGGCGGATCAGCGGCAACGAAGTCAGCTTCGCCAACTTTGTGCACTTCCCGCTGAATGTCGACCTGCGCCCCATTGGTGAGGGCGAGTTCCGCTTCGGTGTGCGCCCCAGCCACATCAGCCTGGTGCCGAGCAACGACGACGACCTGGAGTTGGCCGTGACCGTGGAGGTGGCTGAGATCAGCGGCTCGGAGACCTTCCTGCATGTGCGCAGCGAGCACTTTCTGCTGGTGCTGCACTTGCCGGGAGTGCACGAGTACGACGTCGACGCGCCGATCCGCGTGTATATCCCCACCCATAAACTGTTTGTGTTCGATGGCCAGGGCCGTTTGGTCCAGGCCCCCGGGCGCCGTGTCGCGAGGGTTGCCTGA